In one window of Massilibacterium senegalense DNA:
- the mdh gene encoding malate dehydrogenase yields the protein MALNRKKISVIGAGFTGATTAFLAAQKELGDIVLVDIPQAENPTKGKALDMLEASPVQGFDANIIGTSNYEDTKDSDVVVVTAGIARKPGMSRDDLVNTNAKIMKSVAAEIAKYSPNAIIVVLTNPVDAMTYTIWKESGFPKERVIGQSGVLDTARFRTFVAQELNLSVKDITGFVLGGHGDTMVPLVRYSYAGGIPLEKLIPADRLEKIVQRTRVGGGEIVNLLGNGSAYYAPAAAIVEMVEAMVKDQRRVLPAIAYLEGEYGYEGIYLGVPTILGANGIEQIIELDLTANEKAALDQSAEAVRSVMAILG from the coding sequence ATGGCATTAAACCGAAAAAAAATCTCAGTAATAGGTGCTGGTTTTACTGGTGCAACGACTGCATTTTTAGCAGCTCAAAAAGAGCTTGGTGATATTGTATTAGTGGACATCCCTCAAGCAGAAAACCCAACGAAGGGGAAAGCGCTAGATATGTTAGAAGCTAGCCCCGTTCAAGGGTTTGATGCAAATATAATCGGTACATCAAACTACGAAGATACGAAAGATTCTGATGTAGTTGTAGTAACAGCTGGTATCGCTCGTAAACCAGGTATGAGCCGAGATGATTTAGTGAATACAAACGCTAAAATTATGAAATCTGTTGCAGCTGAAATTGCCAAGTATTCTCCCAATGCGATTATCGTTGTATTAACAAATCCAGTAGATGCAATGACGTATACAATTTGGAAAGAATCAGGATTTCCGAAAGAACGCGTAATCGGACAATCAGGTGTACTTGATACTGCTCGTTTTCGTACGTTTGTTGCGCAAGAATTAAACCTTTCTGTTAAAGATATTACAGGTTTTGTTCTTGGAGGACACGGTGACACAATGGTCCCATTAGTGCGTTATTCATACGCTGGTGGTATTCCATTAGAAAAGTTAATTCCAGCAGATCGTTTAGAAAAAATCGTTCAACGAACTCGTGTTGGTGGTGGAGAAATCGTTAACCTGTTAGGAAACGGTTCTGCATATTATGCACCAGCAGCAGCTATCGTAGAAATGGTAGAAGCAATGGTAAAAGACCAACGTCGTGTTTTACCTGCTATCGCATATCTTGAAGGTGAATATGGTTATGAAGGTATTTACCTAGGTGTACCTACTATTCTAGGTGCTAATGGAATTGAACAAATCATCGAACTCGATTTAACGGCAAATGAAAAAGCTGCGTTAGATCAATCGGCTGAAGCTGTACGGAGCGTAATGGCTATTTTAGGCTAA
- the icd gene encoding NADP-dependent isocitrate dehydrogenase, with protein MAQGERITVKNSVLNVPDFPIIPFIEGDGTGPDIWAAASRVLEAGVEKAYNGKKGIVWKEVLAGEKAFNQTGEWLPAETLEVIRDYIIAIKGPLTTPIGGGIRSLNVALRQELDLFTCLRPVRYFDGVPSPVKRPEDTDMVIFRENTEDIYAGIEWEKGSDAVKKIIDFLQNEMGVSKIRFPETSGIGIKPVSEEGTKRLVRAAINYAISEGRKSLTLVHKGNIMKFTEGAFKKWGYEVAEQEFGDKVFTWDQYDRIKAEQGQEAADKAQEEALAAGKILVKDSIADIFLQQILTRPKEFDVVATMNLNGDYISDALAAQVGGIGIAPGANINYVTGHAIFEATHGTAPKYAGLDKVNPSSLILSGVLMLEHLGWKEAADLIVKSMEKTIASKVVTYDFARLMDGATEVKCSQFADELIKNLD; from the coding sequence GTGGCACAAGGAGAACGCATTACTGTAAAAAACAGTGTATTAAATGTACCAGATTTCCCAATTATCCCATTTATCGAAGGTGACGGAACAGGTCCAGATATTTGGGCTGCAGCATCTCGTGTTTTAGAAGCAGGTGTTGAAAAAGCATACAACGGTAAAAAAGGTATCGTATGGAAAGAAGTATTAGCTGGCGAAAAAGCATTCAACCAAACTGGTGAATGGCTGCCTGCTGAAACATTAGAAGTTATTCGCGACTACATAATCGCAATTAAAGGTCCTTTAACAACTCCAATCGGTGGAGGAATTCGTTCGTTGAACGTTGCACTTCGTCAAGAGTTAGACTTATTTACTTGCTTACGTCCAGTACGTTATTTCGACGGAGTACCTTCTCCAGTTAAACGTCCTGAAGATACAGATATGGTTATTTTCCGTGAAAACACTGAAGATATTTATGCGGGTATCGAATGGGAAAAAGGCTCTGATGCAGTGAAAAAAATCATCGACTTCTTACAAAATGAAATGGGTGTAAGTAAAATCCGTTTCCCTGAAACTTCAGGTATCGGTATTAAACCAGTTTCAGAAGAAGGTACAAAACGTTTAGTTCGTGCAGCAATTAACTACGCAATTTCTGAAGGACGCAAAAGCCTTACATTAGTTCATAAAGGTAACATTATGAAATTTACTGAAGGTGCGTTCAAAAAATGGGGTTACGAAGTAGCTGAACAAGAATTTGGCGATAAAGTATTCACTTGGGATCAATACGATCGTATCAAAGCTGAACAAGGTCAAGAAGCTGCAGATAAAGCACAGGAAGAAGCATTAGCAGCTGGTAAAATTTTAGTAAAAGATTCAATTGCTGATATCTTCTTACAACAAATTTTAACTCGTCCAAAAGAGTTCGATGTTGTTGCAACAATGAACTTAAACGGTGACTACATTTCTGATGCATTAGCAGCACAAGTTGGTGGTATCGGTATCGCTCCAGGTGCGAACATTAACTATGTAACTGGACATGCTATTTTCGAAGCAACACACGGTACAGCTCCTAAATATGCTGGTTTAGATAAAGTTAACCCATCTTCTCTTATTCTTTCTGGTGTATTAATGCTTGAACACCTAGGATGGAAAGAAGCTGCAGATTTAATTGTTAAATCAATGGAAAAAACAATTGCTTCTAAAGTTGTAACATATGACTTCGCTCGTTTAATGGACGGTGCAACAGAAGTGAAATGTTCTCAATTTGCTGATGAATTAATCAAAAACTTGGACTAA
- the citZ gene encoding citrate synthase, producing the protein MTTTRGLEGVVATQSSISSIIDDMLTYRGYSIDDLTEHASFEEVVYLLWFGKLPNQAELDGFKKELAENAALPQEVIDFMKTFPIDKVHPMAALRTAVSMLGLHDEEADDMSEEANRCKAIRLQAKVSTIVTAFSRIRSGQEPIAPRADLSFAENFLYMLSGKEPEAIAVEAFNKALVLHADHELNASTFTARVCVATLSDIYSGVTSAIGALKGPLHGGANEQVMKMLTEIGSLDNVDTYIHNKLANKEKIMGFGHRVYRTGDPRAKHLKAMSEKLTHLTGEPELYQMSVKINDIVTGEKGLPPNVDFFSASVYHSLGIDHDLFTPIFAVSRMSGWIAHILEQYANNRLIRPRAEYVGESHQKWVPVENR; encoded by the coding sequence ATGACGACAACACGCGGTCTTGAAGGGGTAGTAGCAACTCAATCTTCCATTAGTTCAATTATTGATGATATGTTAACTTACAGAGGTTATAGCATTGATGATTTAACAGAACATGCTAGCTTTGAAGAGGTTGTTTACTTATTATGGTTTGGCAAATTACCGAACCAAGCAGAACTGGATGGTTTTAAAAAGGAACTGGCAGAAAATGCAGCACTTCCACAAGAAGTTATTGATTTTATGAAAACGTTCCCTATCGACAAAGTTCATCCAATGGCAGCATTACGTACAGCTGTATCCATGTTGGGGTTACATGATGAAGAAGCTGATGATATGAGCGAAGAAGCAAACCGTTGCAAAGCAATTCGTTTACAAGCAAAAGTAAGTACAATTGTGACAGCGTTTTCTCGCATTCGTAGTGGACAAGAACCTATCGCTCCACGTGCAGATTTATCATTTGCTGAAAACTTCTTATATATGTTATCAGGAAAAGAACCTGAAGCAATCGCAGTTGAAGCATTTAACAAAGCATTAGTATTACATGCAGACCATGAATTAAATGCATCTACTTTTACAGCACGTGTATGTGTAGCAACACTTTCTGATATTTACAGTGGTGTTACTTCAGCTATCGGTGCTTTAAAAGGGCCTTTACATGGTGGTGCAAATGAACAAGTAATGAAAATGTTAACAGAAATCGGATCTCTTGATAATGTTGACACGTATATTCACAACAAATTAGCAAACAAAGAAAAAATCATGGGATTCGGTCATCGTGTATATCGTACAGGTGACCCACGTGCAAAACATTTAAAAGCAATGTCAGAAAAATTAACACATTTAACAGGTGAACCAGAACTTTACCAAATGTCTGTTAAAATTAATGACATCGTGACTGGAGAAAAAGGATTACCACCAAACGTAGACTTCTTCTCTGCAAGTGTATACCACAGCTTAGGTATTGATCATGATTTATTTACACCAATCTTTGCTGTGAGCCGTATGTCTGGTTGGATTGCACATATTTTAGAACAATATGCAAATAACCGTTTAATCCGTCCACGTGCTGAATACGTTGGTGAATCTCATCAAAAGTGGGTTCCAGTTGAAAATCGTTAA